One region of Juglans regia cultivar Chandler chromosome 4, Walnut 2.0, whole genome shotgun sequence genomic DNA includes:
- the LOC109021165 gene encoding receptor-like protein 6 isoform X3, with the protein MKILFLISCLSLISLCSLFLKVCTLEVSGQCHGDEQSSLLQLKNKLVFNDALSAKLVHWNDSANCCSWEGVTCSEGRVIGLDLSNESISGVLDNSSSLFNLHHLQKLNLAYNEFDSSQIPSQFTKLSNLTYLNLSTAGFAGQIPLEISHLKRELHLDGVNISAEGYEWCRALSSSLPHLRVLSMSKCYLSGPFDPSLQNLQSLSVIHLAHNQFFVPVPEFFADFKNLTSLSFTSSNLIGKFPEKIFQIPTLQRIELSGNSMLEGSLSEFPWNGNLRTLELGATFFSGTLPDSIGNLKMLTRVDLYSCKFNGSIPKSMATLTQLVYLDMSYNNFTGPIPSFSMAKRLTEIHLTRNDLTGKITSTQWKELRNLEILDLGYNSLEGGLPISLFSLPLLLELRLPNNRFSGQLDEFSNVSSHPLYILDLSNNNLEGPVPMFVFELRGLKVLDLSSNNFNGSMQLDSIQQLKNLSNLDLSFNNLLIEHNGINSSVSLFPQISTLKLSSNILKTFPDFLRSQSLLLELDLSHNQIHGEIPSWIWKLPSLARLNLSFNYLVSLEGPFLGCPTLNMLDLRSNHLHGQFPIFLPNIVYLDLSRNNFNSSIQKSIENLPNTTSFFSLSSNKFNGSIPVSICNATYLRVLDLSNNSFNGIIPRCLIEMSEMLGVLNLGINSLIGTISDAFPSNCHLQTLALNENQLEGELPKSLANCTKLKVLHIGNNHIEDTFPCYLKNSFSLRILVLRSNKFYGSIGCPGLNATWPDLQILDLAFNKFSGKLSKSSFTAWKTMIASDDEEQTELNHLHFDFYGFGPYYYYLDTLTIVSKNLELELVKILTILTYIDFSCNNLVGPIPEELGALKLLYGLNLSNNVFTGRIPSSLGKLSHLESLDLSRNELTGEIPLQLADGLIFLSVLNLSFNRLFGRIPLIKQFSTFPETSYEGNQGLCGLPLKEKCIEEEPLSPPPTFGETPSESRTVINWNYLSIELGYVFGFGIFIGPLMFWERWRIWYFEQVDGILSKIFPKLYLGKKIQHRPTQRNRGPRRRE; encoded by the exons ATGAAAATTCTATTCTTGATTTCATGCCTTTCCTTGATATCCCTATGCTCACTTTTCCTCAAAGTCTGTACGTTAGAGGTATCAGGCCAATGTCATGGTGATGAGCAATCCTCGTTGCTTCAGTTGAAGAACAAGCTTGTGTTCAATGATGCCTTGTCGGCAAAATTGGTACATTGGAATGATAGTGCCAATTGCTGTTCGTGGGAAGGCGTAACCTGTAGCGAGGGTCGTGTTATTGGTCTCGACCTCAGCAATGAATCCATCTCTGGTGTGCTTGACAATTCCAGCAGCCTTTTCAATCTTCACCATCTCCAGAAGCTAAACTTGGCCTATAATGAGTTTGATTCTTCCCAAATTCCATCCCAGTTTACGAAGCTCAGCAATTTGACTTACTTGAATCTGTCAACTGCAGGCTTTGCTGGGCAGATTCCGCTTGAGATTTCACACCTCAAAAG GGAACTTCATCTTGATGGTGTAAATATCTCAGCAGAAGGGTATGAGTGGTGTCGGGCCTTATCATCTTCACTGCCACATCTGAGAGTGTTGAGCATGTCAAAATGTTATCTTTCTGGGCCTTTTGATCCATCCCTGCAGAATCTCCAGTCCCTCTCAGTTATTCATCTGGCTCACAACCAGTTTTTTGTTCcagttccggaattttttgcaGACTTCAAAAACTTGACATCCTTGAGTTTCACCTCAAGCAATTTGATTGGGAAATTTCCAGAAAAGATCTTCCAAATTCCAACGCTGCAAAGGATTGAATTATCAGGTAATAGTATGCTAGAAGGTTCTTTATCAGAATTTCCTTGGAATGGAAATCTTCGAACCCTAGAACTAGGGGCTACTTTTTTTTCAGGGACATTGCCGGATTCTATTGGTAACCTAAAAATGTTGACCAGAGTTGATTTGTATAGTTGCAAATTTAATGGATCAATCCCAAAGTCAATGGCAACCCTCACACAGTTGGTATATTTGGATATGTCATACAACAATTTCACAGGACCAATTCCATCATTCAGTATGGCCAAGAGATTGACAGAAATTCACCTTACCCGTAATGATTTAACAGGTAAGATTACTTCCACTCAATGGAAAGAACTTCGgaatttggaaatccttgaCTTGGGATACAATTCGCTTGAAGGTGGTCTTCCGATTTCTCTGTTTTCCCTTCCGTTATTGCTGGAATTACGACTTCCCAACAACCGATTTTCTGGCCAACTTGATGAGTTCTCCAATGTTTCTTCTCACCCACTATACATCCTTGATTTGTCCAACAACAACTTGGAAGGGCCAGTACCgatgtttgtttttgaactcCGAGGCCTTAAGGTCCTCGACCTTTCTTCTAACAACTTTAATGGGTCAATGCAGCTTGATTCCATCCAACAATTGAAAAACCTTTCAAATCTTGATCTTTCATTCAATAACTTGTTGATTGAACACAATGGAATTAATTCGTCGGTATCCCTATTTCCTCAAATCAGCACGTTGAAACTTTCTTCtaacattttgaaaacatttccTGATTTCTTGAGGAGCCAATCTTTATTATTAGAACTAGACCTTTCACATAATCAGATTCACGGAGAGATACCCAGTTGGATCTGGAAACTTCCTAGTCTAGCTCGCTTGAATCTCTCTTTTAACTACCTAGTATCTCTAGAAGGGCCATTCCTCGGTTGTCCAACTTTAAATATGCTAGACCTTCGTTCCAACCATCTCCATGGCCAATTCCCGATTTTTCTCCCCAATATTGTGTACTTGGATTTGTCAAGGAATAATTTCAACTCTTCCATACAAAAGAGCATTGAGAACTTGCCCAATACCACTAGTTTCTTCTCCCTTTCAAGCAACAAATTCAATGGGAGTATTCCCGTTTCAATATGCAATGCTACATATCTTCGAGTTTTAGATTTGTCAAACAATTCATTCAATGGAATAATTCCCCGATGCTTGATTGAGATGAGTGAGATGCTAGGAGTGCTAAATCTGGGTATAAATAGCCTCATTGGCACAATTTCTGATGCATTTCCAAGCAATTGTCATTTACAAACTCTTGCCCTCAATGAAAACCAACTAGAAGGAGAGTTGCCAAAATCTCTAGCCAATTGCACAAAGTTGAAAGTCTTGCATATTGGAAACAACCACATCGAAGACACCTTCCCTTGTTATTTGAAGAACAGTTTCAGTTTGCGTATCCTTGTTTTGCGATCAAACAAGTTTTATGGGTCGATTGGCTGCCCGGGGCTGAATGCCACTTGGCCAGACCTTCAAATTCTAGATCTAGCTTTCAACAAATTCAGTGGAAAACTATCAAAAAGTTCCTTCACTGCATGGAAGACAATGATAGCTAGTGACGATGAGGAACAGACAGAGCTCAATCATCTCCACTTTGACTTTTATGGTTTTGGTCCATATTATTATTACCTAGATACTTTAACGATTGTCAGTAAGAATCTTGAGCTAGAGTTGGTGAAGATCCTAACAATCCTCACATATATTGACTTTTCATGCAACAATCTCGTTGGGCCTATTCCTGAAGAATTAGGAGCACTCAAATTGTTATATGGTCTCAACTTGTCAAATAATGTCTTCACTGGCCGAATCCCATCATCTTTGGGAAAGTTGAGCCATCTTGAGTCACTAGACCTGTCAAGAAATGAGCTTACAGGGGAGATCCCTTTGCAACTTGCAGATGGTCTTATTTTTCTGTCAGTACTCAACCTTTCATTCAACCGACTGTTTGGAAGGATTCCACTGATCAAGCAATTTTCTACATTTCCAGAAACTTCCTATGAAGGGAATCAAGGATTATGTGGTTTGcctttgaaagaaaaatgcataGAAGAAGAGCCGCTATCTCCACCTCCAACATTTGGAGAAACTCCATCTGAGTCTAGGACTGTGATTAATTGGAACTATCTAAGTATTGAATTGGGATACGTTTTCGGCTTTGGGATTTTCATTGGGCCGCTTATGTTTTGGGAGAGGTGGAGGATATGGTATTTCGAACAAGTTGATGGCATTCTTTCCAAGATCTTTCCCAAACtgtatcttggaaaaaaaatccaGCATAGACCAACTCAAAGAAATCGGGGACCGAGACGTCGGGAATAA
- the LOC109021165 gene encoding receptor-like protein 6 isoform X2: protein MKILFLISCLSLISLCSLFLKVCTLEVSGQCHGDEQSSLLQLKNKLVFNDALSAKLVHWNDSANCCSWEGVTCSEGRVIGLDLSNESISGVLDNSSSLFNLHHLQKLNLAYNEFDSSQIPSQFTKLSNLTYLNLSTAGFAGQIPLEISHLKRLRELHLDGVNISAEGYEWCRALSSSLPHLRVLSMSKCYLSGPFDPSLQNLQSLSVIHLAHNQFFVPVPEFFADFKNLTSLSFTSSNLIGKFPEKIFQIPTLQRIELSGNSMLEGSLSEFPWNGNLRTLELGATFFSGTLPDSIGNLKMLTRVDLYSCKFNGSIPKSMATLTQLVYLDMSYNNFTGPIPSFSMAKRLTEIHLTRNDLTGKITSTQWKELRNLEILDLGYNSLEGGLPISLFSLPLLLELRLPNNRFSGQLDEFSNVSSHPLYILDLSNNNLEGPVPMFVFELRGLKVLDLSSNNFNGSMQLDSIQQLKNLSNLDLSFNNLLIEHNGINSSVSLFPQISTLKLSSNILKTFPDFLRSQSLLLELDLSHNQIHGEIPSWIWKLPSLARLNLSFNYLVSLEGPFLGCPTLNMLDLRSNHLHGQFPIFLPNIVYLDLSRNNFNSSIQKSIENLPNTTSFFSLSSNKFNGSIPVSICNATYLRVLDLSNNSFNGIIPRCLIEMSEMLGVLNLGINSLIGTISDAFPSNCHLQTLALNENQLEGELPKSLANCTKLKVLHIGNNHIEDTFPCYLKNSFSLRILVLRSNKFYGSIGCPGLNATWPDLQILDLAFNKFSGKLSKSSFTAWKTMIASDDEEQTELNHLHFDFYGFGPYYYYLDTLTIVSKNLELELVKILTILTYIDFSCNNLVGPIPEELGALKLLYGLNLSNNVFTGRIPSSLGKLSHLESLDLSRNELTGEIPLQLADGLIFLSVLNLSFNRLFGRIPLIKQFSTFPETSYEGNQGLCGLPLKEKCIEEEPLSPPPTFGETPSESRTVINWNYLSIELGYVFGFGIFIGPLMFWERWRIWYFEQVDGILSKIFPKLYLGKKIQHRPTQRNRGPRRRE, encoded by the exons ATGAAAATTCTATTCTTGATTTCATGCCTTTCCTTGATATCCCTATGCTCACTTTTCCTCAAAGTCTGTACGTTAGAGGTATCAGGCCAATGTCATGGTGATGAGCAATCCTCGTTGCTTCAGTTGAAGAACAAGCTTGTGTTCAATGATGCCTTGTCGGCAAAATTGGTACATTGGAATGATAGTGCCAATTGCTGTTCGTGGGAAGGCGTAACCTGTAGCGAGGGTCGTGTTATTGGTCTCGACCTCAGCAATGAATCCATCTCTGGTGTGCTTGACAATTCCAGCAGCCTTTTCAATCTTCACCATCTCCAGAAGCTAAACTTGGCCTATAATGAGTTTGATTCTTCCCAAATTCCATCCCAGTTTACGAAGCTCAGCAATTTGACTTACTTGAATCTGTCAACTGCAGGCTTTGCTGGGCAGATTCCGCTTGAGATTTCACACCTCAAAAG GCTTAGGGAACTTCATCTTGATGGTGTAAATATCTCAGCAGAAGGGTATGAGTGGTGTCGGGCCTTATCATCTTCACTGCCACATCTGAGAGTGTTGAGCATGTCAAAATGTTATCTTTCTGGGCCTTTTGATCCATCCCTGCAGAATCTCCAGTCCCTCTCAGTTATTCATCTGGCTCACAACCAGTTTTTTGTTCcagttccggaattttttgcaGACTTCAAAAACTTGACATCCTTGAGTTTCACCTCAAGCAATTTGATTGGGAAATTTCCAGAAAAGATCTTCCAAATTCCAACGCTGCAAAGGATTGAATTATCAGGTAATAGTATGCTAGAAGGTTCTTTATCAGAATTTCCTTGGAATGGAAATCTTCGAACCCTAGAACTAGGGGCTACTTTTTTTTCAGGGACATTGCCGGATTCTATTGGTAACCTAAAAATGTTGACCAGAGTTGATTTGTATAGTTGCAAATTTAATGGATCAATCCCAAAGTCAATGGCAACCCTCACACAGTTGGTATATTTGGATATGTCATACAACAATTTCACAGGACCAATTCCATCATTCAGTATGGCCAAGAGATTGACAGAAATTCACCTTACCCGTAATGATTTAACAGGTAAGATTACTTCCACTCAATGGAAAGAACTTCGgaatttggaaatccttgaCTTGGGATACAATTCGCTTGAAGGTGGTCTTCCGATTTCTCTGTTTTCCCTTCCGTTATTGCTGGAATTACGACTTCCCAACAACCGATTTTCTGGCCAACTTGATGAGTTCTCCAATGTTTCTTCTCACCCACTATACATCCTTGATTTGTCCAACAACAACTTGGAAGGGCCAGTACCgatgtttgtttttgaactcCGAGGCCTTAAGGTCCTCGACCTTTCTTCTAACAACTTTAATGGGTCAATGCAGCTTGATTCCATCCAACAATTGAAAAACCTTTCAAATCTTGATCTTTCATTCAATAACTTGTTGATTGAACACAATGGAATTAATTCGTCGGTATCCCTATTTCCTCAAATCAGCACGTTGAAACTTTCTTCtaacattttgaaaacatttccTGATTTCTTGAGGAGCCAATCTTTATTATTAGAACTAGACCTTTCACATAATCAGATTCACGGAGAGATACCCAGTTGGATCTGGAAACTTCCTAGTCTAGCTCGCTTGAATCTCTCTTTTAACTACCTAGTATCTCTAGAAGGGCCATTCCTCGGTTGTCCAACTTTAAATATGCTAGACCTTCGTTCCAACCATCTCCATGGCCAATTCCCGATTTTTCTCCCCAATATTGTGTACTTGGATTTGTCAAGGAATAATTTCAACTCTTCCATACAAAAGAGCATTGAGAACTTGCCCAATACCACTAGTTTCTTCTCCCTTTCAAGCAACAAATTCAATGGGAGTATTCCCGTTTCAATATGCAATGCTACATATCTTCGAGTTTTAGATTTGTCAAACAATTCATTCAATGGAATAATTCCCCGATGCTTGATTGAGATGAGTGAGATGCTAGGAGTGCTAAATCTGGGTATAAATAGCCTCATTGGCACAATTTCTGATGCATTTCCAAGCAATTGTCATTTACAAACTCTTGCCCTCAATGAAAACCAACTAGAAGGAGAGTTGCCAAAATCTCTAGCCAATTGCACAAAGTTGAAAGTCTTGCATATTGGAAACAACCACATCGAAGACACCTTCCCTTGTTATTTGAAGAACAGTTTCAGTTTGCGTATCCTTGTTTTGCGATCAAACAAGTTTTATGGGTCGATTGGCTGCCCGGGGCTGAATGCCACTTGGCCAGACCTTCAAATTCTAGATCTAGCTTTCAACAAATTCAGTGGAAAACTATCAAAAAGTTCCTTCACTGCATGGAAGACAATGATAGCTAGTGACGATGAGGAACAGACAGAGCTCAATCATCTCCACTTTGACTTTTATGGTTTTGGTCCATATTATTATTACCTAGATACTTTAACGATTGTCAGTAAGAATCTTGAGCTAGAGTTGGTGAAGATCCTAACAATCCTCACATATATTGACTTTTCATGCAACAATCTCGTTGGGCCTATTCCTGAAGAATTAGGAGCACTCAAATTGTTATATGGTCTCAACTTGTCAAATAATGTCTTCACTGGCCGAATCCCATCATCTTTGGGAAAGTTGAGCCATCTTGAGTCACTAGACCTGTCAAGAAATGAGCTTACAGGGGAGATCCCTTTGCAACTTGCAGATGGTCTTATTTTTCTGTCAGTACTCAACCTTTCATTCAACCGACTGTTTGGAAGGATTCCACTGATCAAGCAATTTTCTACATTTCCAGAAACTTCCTATGAAGGGAATCAAGGATTATGTGGTTTGcctttgaaagaaaaatgcataGAAGAAGAGCCGCTATCTCCACCTCCAACATTTGGAGAAACTCCATCTGAGTCTAGGACTGTGATTAATTGGAACTATCTAAGTATTGAATTGGGATACGTTTTCGGCTTTGGGATTTTCATTGGGCCGCTTATGTTTTGGGAGAGGTGGAGGATATGGTATTTCGAACAAGTTGATGGCATTCTTTCCAAGATCTTTCCCAAACtgtatcttggaaaaaaaatccaGCATAGACCAACTCAAAGAAATCGGGGACCGAGACGTCGGGAATAA
- the LOC109021165 gene encoding receptor-like protein 6 isoform X1, with the protein MKILFLISCLSLISLCSLFLKVCTLEVSGQCHGDEQSSLLQLKNKLVFNDALSAKLVHWNDSANCCSWEGVTCSEGRVIGLDLSNESISGVLDNSSSLFNLHHLQKLNLAYNEFDSSQIPSQFTKLSNLTYLNLSTAGFAGQIPLEISHLKRLATLDLSILSYRSSYLLMLENPNLSTFVRNLSRLRELHLDGVNISAEGYEWCRALSSSLPHLRVLSMSKCYLSGPFDPSLQNLQSLSVIHLAHNQFFVPVPEFFADFKNLTSLSFTSSNLIGKFPEKIFQIPTLQRIELSGNSMLEGSLSEFPWNGNLRTLELGATFFSGTLPDSIGNLKMLTRVDLYSCKFNGSIPKSMATLTQLVYLDMSYNNFTGPIPSFSMAKRLTEIHLTRNDLTGKITSTQWKELRNLEILDLGYNSLEGGLPISLFSLPLLLELRLPNNRFSGQLDEFSNVSSHPLYILDLSNNNLEGPVPMFVFELRGLKVLDLSSNNFNGSMQLDSIQQLKNLSNLDLSFNNLLIEHNGINSSVSLFPQISTLKLSSNILKTFPDFLRSQSLLLELDLSHNQIHGEIPSWIWKLPSLARLNLSFNYLVSLEGPFLGCPTLNMLDLRSNHLHGQFPIFLPNIVYLDLSRNNFNSSIQKSIENLPNTTSFFSLSSNKFNGSIPVSICNATYLRVLDLSNNSFNGIIPRCLIEMSEMLGVLNLGINSLIGTISDAFPSNCHLQTLALNENQLEGELPKSLANCTKLKVLHIGNNHIEDTFPCYLKNSFSLRILVLRSNKFYGSIGCPGLNATWPDLQILDLAFNKFSGKLSKSSFTAWKTMIASDDEEQTELNHLHFDFYGFGPYYYYLDTLTIVSKNLELELVKILTILTYIDFSCNNLVGPIPEELGALKLLYGLNLSNNVFTGRIPSSLGKLSHLESLDLSRNELTGEIPLQLADGLIFLSVLNLSFNRLFGRIPLIKQFSTFPETSYEGNQGLCGLPLKEKCIEEEPLSPPPTFGETPSESRTVINWNYLSIELGYVFGFGIFIGPLMFWERWRIWYFEQVDGILSKIFPKLYLGKKIQHRPTQRNRGPRRRE; encoded by the coding sequence ATGAAAATTCTATTCTTGATTTCATGCCTTTCCTTGATATCCCTATGCTCACTTTTCCTCAAAGTCTGTACGTTAGAGGTATCAGGCCAATGTCATGGTGATGAGCAATCCTCGTTGCTTCAGTTGAAGAACAAGCTTGTGTTCAATGATGCCTTGTCGGCAAAATTGGTACATTGGAATGATAGTGCCAATTGCTGTTCGTGGGAAGGCGTAACCTGTAGCGAGGGTCGTGTTATTGGTCTCGACCTCAGCAATGAATCCATCTCTGGTGTGCTTGACAATTCCAGCAGCCTTTTCAATCTTCACCATCTCCAGAAGCTAAACTTGGCCTATAATGAGTTTGATTCTTCCCAAATTCCATCCCAGTTTACGAAGCTCAGCAATTTGACTTACTTGAATCTGTCAACTGCAGGCTTTGCTGGGCAGATTCCGCTTGAGATTTCACACCTCAAAAGGTTGGCTACTCTTGATTTATCCATCCTTTCTTACCGGAGTAGTTATTTGCTTATGCTTGAGAACCCAAATTTATCTACGTTTGTTCGGAATCTTTCGAGGCTTAGGGAACTTCATCTTGATGGTGTAAATATCTCAGCAGAAGGGTATGAGTGGTGTCGGGCCTTATCATCTTCACTGCCACATCTGAGAGTGTTGAGCATGTCAAAATGTTATCTTTCTGGGCCTTTTGATCCATCCCTGCAGAATCTCCAGTCCCTCTCAGTTATTCATCTGGCTCACAACCAGTTTTTTGTTCcagttccggaattttttgcaGACTTCAAAAACTTGACATCCTTGAGTTTCACCTCAAGCAATTTGATTGGGAAATTTCCAGAAAAGATCTTCCAAATTCCAACGCTGCAAAGGATTGAATTATCAGGTAATAGTATGCTAGAAGGTTCTTTATCAGAATTTCCTTGGAATGGAAATCTTCGAACCCTAGAACTAGGGGCTACTTTTTTTTCAGGGACATTGCCGGATTCTATTGGTAACCTAAAAATGTTGACCAGAGTTGATTTGTATAGTTGCAAATTTAATGGATCAATCCCAAAGTCAATGGCAACCCTCACACAGTTGGTATATTTGGATATGTCATACAACAATTTCACAGGACCAATTCCATCATTCAGTATGGCCAAGAGATTGACAGAAATTCACCTTACCCGTAATGATTTAACAGGTAAGATTACTTCCACTCAATGGAAAGAACTTCGgaatttggaaatccttgaCTTGGGATACAATTCGCTTGAAGGTGGTCTTCCGATTTCTCTGTTTTCCCTTCCGTTATTGCTGGAATTACGACTTCCCAACAACCGATTTTCTGGCCAACTTGATGAGTTCTCCAATGTTTCTTCTCACCCACTATACATCCTTGATTTGTCCAACAACAACTTGGAAGGGCCAGTACCgatgtttgtttttgaactcCGAGGCCTTAAGGTCCTCGACCTTTCTTCTAACAACTTTAATGGGTCAATGCAGCTTGATTCCATCCAACAATTGAAAAACCTTTCAAATCTTGATCTTTCATTCAATAACTTGTTGATTGAACACAATGGAATTAATTCGTCGGTATCCCTATTTCCTCAAATCAGCACGTTGAAACTTTCTTCtaacattttgaaaacatttccTGATTTCTTGAGGAGCCAATCTTTATTATTAGAACTAGACCTTTCACATAATCAGATTCACGGAGAGATACCCAGTTGGATCTGGAAACTTCCTAGTCTAGCTCGCTTGAATCTCTCTTTTAACTACCTAGTATCTCTAGAAGGGCCATTCCTCGGTTGTCCAACTTTAAATATGCTAGACCTTCGTTCCAACCATCTCCATGGCCAATTCCCGATTTTTCTCCCCAATATTGTGTACTTGGATTTGTCAAGGAATAATTTCAACTCTTCCATACAAAAGAGCATTGAGAACTTGCCCAATACCACTAGTTTCTTCTCCCTTTCAAGCAACAAATTCAATGGGAGTATTCCCGTTTCAATATGCAATGCTACATATCTTCGAGTTTTAGATTTGTCAAACAATTCATTCAATGGAATAATTCCCCGATGCTTGATTGAGATGAGTGAGATGCTAGGAGTGCTAAATCTGGGTATAAATAGCCTCATTGGCACAATTTCTGATGCATTTCCAAGCAATTGTCATTTACAAACTCTTGCCCTCAATGAAAACCAACTAGAAGGAGAGTTGCCAAAATCTCTAGCCAATTGCACAAAGTTGAAAGTCTTGCATATTGGAAACAACCACATCGAAGACACCTTCCCTTGTTATTTGAAGAACAGTTTCAGTTTGCGTATCCTTGTTTTGCGATCAAACAAGTTTTATGGGTCGATTGGCTGCCCGGGGCTGAATGCCACTTGGCCAGACCTTCAAATTCTAGATCTAGCTTTCAACAAATTCAGTGGAAAACTATCAAAAAGTTCCTTCACTGCATGGAAGACAATGATAGCTAGTGACGATGAGGAACAGACAGAGCTCAATCATCTCCACTTTGACTTTTATGGTTTTGGTCCATATTATTATTACCTAGATACTTTAACGATTGTCAGTAAGAATCTTGAGCTAGAGTTGGTGAAGATCCTAACAATCCTCACATATATTGACTTTTCATGCAACAATCTCGTTGGGCCTATTCCTGAAGAATTAGGAGCACTCAAATTGTTATATGGTCTCAACTTGTCAAATAATGTCTTCACTGGCCGAATCCCATCATCTTTGGGAAAGTTGAGCCATCTTGAGTCACTAGACCTGTCAAGAAATGAGCTTACAGGGGAGATCCCTTTGCAACTTGCAGATGGTCTTATTTTTCTGTCAGTACTCAACCTTTCATTCAACCGACTGTTTGGAAGGATTCCACTGATCAAGCAATTTTCTACATTTCCAGAAACTTCCTATGAAGGGAATCAAGGATTATGTGGTTTGcctttgaaagaaaaatgcataGAAGAAGAGCCGCTATCTCCACCTCCAACATTTGGAGAAACTCCATCTGAGTCTAGGACTGTGATTAATTGGAACTATCTAAGTATTGAATTGGGATACGTTTTCGGCTTTGGGATTTTCATTGGGCCGCTTATGTTTTGGGAGAGGTGGAGGATATGGTATTTCGAACAAGTTGATGGCATTCTTTCCAAGATCTTTCCCAAACtgtatcttggaaaaaaaatccaGCATAGACCAACTCAAAGAAATCGGGGACCGAGACGTCGGGAATAA